The following DNA comes from Chelmon rostratus isolate fCheRos1 chromosome 3, fCheRos1.pri, whole genome shotgun sequence.
aaaagtatattaaaacaataaaatataccaagaaCAGCTGAATACATAGTAAATTGTATATGGTGAGATGCAGCTGACAATAAAAAATGTCTTGCCTAACAAAAGACTTACAAATGActgttggaaaaataaaaccatttttattattttaggcGTGATGGCTGATGGTTTACAAACCTAACAACCCATGTTAGGCTCCAGATGTTTATGTTCAAGATGTCCGATTAAGATATATCAACTGACACTTTCCCGCCAGCTCACGGTGATTTTCTGTGGACGTGTTGTGGTCCTGCTCCACAAACAGCTTGATCGCCCAGAATTTGTTGGCACATCTTTACTGACAACACACAGATGGTAATGTTTGCAGGTACACGATATAATGACAATGTACCTTTAAGGAATGACTCACGctgtcatttttatcttttgatGATTAAGAATTGCAAATAAGTGGTCATAACTGGAATAAGTTCAGCTTGACTGACAGTCCGATAGAAAGAAAATGCCATCATATACTTGGAAAAGGCAACTTTACACAAATCTGAGTCACTCTCTTCAGCTTGCTTTGTCATCTGGGTTCTACACAGATGTAAAGTTTTATTGTAAagtcacacacagatgtgttgtGATTGCTCAGCTACAGCAGTCACAACCCGTCAAATCTGGGAATTGACCGCTGTTGGAAGTTTGAGTCACAGCTTTGTCCCAACACAGTGAGTGGGATGTTTGCATATGAACCCTTTatcaaacactgagctgaggaCCTTGTCCAGATAAATATCCCGCAGAGTCGAGCAGCTCCTCATTCCCCAAGAAGACGAAACCCACAACTGGTGGCCACAGCAACATGGCTCCGTCGCTTCTTACAACAACAGGACTCCTGTTACTTTTCTCCTTCTCATCAGCAGTAAGTGACTGAATTTAGACTTTTCACTCACGCAGCTTTCTTAAGCACAAAAATCTAAAtcgttttttgtctttttttttttgtgcagcaaaTCAGAGGAGACAGCCTCGCAACATGCACCCCAAATGACGGCTTTGTAAGTATGAAGAAAAGTCAGCTTGCGTGTTTTTGCCGCGTGGGTTGCGCATGTTTTTCACCTGTCCTGTCTGCGCACAGGGGAAGTACTGTCCTACGACCTGCGGAGTGGCTGACTACATGCTGAGGTACATGCCAGGTGTGGACAAGGATCTGGACGATTTGCAACGGGAACTTGAAATAATTGCCAATTTGACCCAGGGGGCAGAAGACACTGTCGTCTACATGAAAGATTCTGTTACTTCAGCTCAAAAGAGCTCCCCACAAGGTAACACACTCAGTTCCGTTCCATCTTCATACAGTCTCCTTATTAATGTGATTAGATGGTTCAGTCTCTTACTGTTGTTTACCTAATTCCTCTGTAAAAcacttgttttttaaatgtgaccTGACTCAAGCACAAACCCTTGTTACTATATTTCAAGTGTTATTAAATCTGTGACGAATGTGCTTTAGATTGCTGCTGACTCtgactgtttcatttcagaaacaTACTTCAAAAAGTCATCAAGTATGCTGGATGACGTGCTCCGATTTGAAAAGACCATCATCACACAGGAACAGCAAATATTGTGAGTGAAGCGCTGAAGTTATCGTTATTTTCTAtacactgccatttgctgtagatattcttttttgtgcaatacttttcattactactgttgactattttgctattttattattatgtatataatctttttactgctcgctattttgatatattattatgtatagtttggtctttatagtcttatttcagaatttttcacttatttcactgtgtctaatgctgctgctgcactgcaatttcccagcttgggataaattaagtatatctatctatctatctatctatctatctatctatcgaaTCTGACATGAAAACTTCAAGTGGTgcaaagtaactgagtacatttattcaagtagTACACATTAAGTGCAAAACTGTGAGCTATTAATAAGTCTGTTCTGCTTcgtttcagagagaaatattgtacCTTTTATAATCcagtgcatttatttgacagctgtagttactgaTTACTTTGCagataaaaaatgtaaacaacaacatgtgAAAATCCTACAAATCATGATGCATTGTTCTAGATAAAACACAGTATGTAAAATATATCAAATTGGCTCCATTTCTACTAGTTTTAATATGAAAGAGCTTCATACTCTTGAAGGCAGCAGTAACAATAATCATAATTATTATAAtcatataatacaatatataaaataacACTAAAAAAGCCACTGCATGCTTTTGAACTGGATCATTTTGATACTGGTCTTTAGCAGCATGGCTTGTTTTACTTCTCTGAGCCGCCCACGCCTTCAGGTCAAtgcacactcacccacacagtCCGGACCGAACACAGGTCAAGGGGCGTTTCTCCGCCCACTCCTCTTTGCCCTGTAGACGCCGGAGCCCAGACTCACtcctgacatttaaaaaaacacgctttatttatttttcattttattatcttcTCATTCTTGGCTTATTCTgtgaaacatatttttttaactcACTGTGTAAGAAACTGGAACATGAATTACTCAGAACACGGCTCACGTTTGTTCCGGTCTCTCCAGTGAACTTCAGAGTTTAATCACATCCAACGAGAGGAGGATGGCCGACTTGAAACAACTCtccattcagctgcagcagaaatgcagcGAGCCCTGCAAAGACACGGTGGAGATCCAGACCAtcacaggaacaggtaaaaaaaaaaaaaaaaaaaaagataaataaattcaattcATTGACCCCCAGGTCGTTCCCATTTCACAAGAAGTTTCTCAATCATGCTCATCTGAACAGCATTTGTCCTTGGTTACAGGCTAAAATCAATATGGTGCATCAGTGCAAAGTCAACACATTTATTCCAGATACAATTTGCTGTGACCTCGTTTCAAAAAAGTTATTTCTGAACTTTATAATTCTAAGAAACTTGGACATAATTattataaataaaagaaagattTGTTATAACGTATTTAATAATGTTTgacttttcccttttttcctcagACTGCCAGGACATCGCAAACAAGGGCGCCACCACCAGCGGCCTTTACTACGTGAAGCCAGCGAAAGCCACGGAGCAGTTCCTGGTCTACTGTGAGATTGACAGCTTTGGCCGCGGCTTCACAGTAATACAGAGGGTACGCTTCGCTTTAATTAAGGAAACCCCACCCGGCCCCTCCACAAGCAGCCTTCATCCGGCCGCTTCGTGGACTACTTTTCTAAGAGTGACATTCAAAACTTCATTCAAAAAATGTCTTGTTGACTAACTGCAGAAACAGGAGTCGTGATCTCGCACTTCTGTTTAAAAACTGCTGACACCGATCGCTTTTTTTGCGTCCACAGAGACGAGACGGCAGCGTGGACTTCCACAAGGACTGGATCCAGTACAAGAACGGTTTTGGCTATCTGTCACCAGACGACACCACAGAGTTCTGGCTCGGCAACGAGAAGATGCATCTGCTGACTGCCAGCTCGACCATCCCGACTGTGCTGAGGATAGAGCTTGTTGACTGGGACGGCAACAAAAggtgcacacgcacacacacacacacacacacccacacacacacgataaCAGATTATGTAAGTGGGGAGCAAAGGGACTCACTGACAAGTCAAACATGACCCTGATTATGAGGTTTGCTTtgaagaggtaaaaaaaaaaatgactcagcAGAGGCCACACAGAACTAACATGAATCCTCTCTGTGGCCTCCTCGCTTCAGGTATGCCGACTACACCATGTTCAGGATTGGATCGGAGGCCGACATGTACCGCCTGACATACGGCTACTACTTCGGCGGCGACGCTGGAGATGCTTTCGATGGCTTTGACTTCGGGGATGATCCCAGCGACAAGTTCTTCACCTCTCACAACGGCATCCAGTTCAGCACCTACGACAAGGACAATGACAAGTACGATGGCAACTGTGCTCTGCAGGACGGCTCCGGCTGGTGGATGAACAGATGTCATGCGGCACATTTGAACGGCAAATACTACCAGGGTAAGACCGCATGGCTAAAAACCAGGGCCAAACCCTTTGATTGGTGCTCATTTGCATGATTGGTGCTGTTTAAGGCccaatatttctgttttattaacaATTAGTGCCCACATGCACAAagaaagatgcacacacatcatttgATGTCCACTCTGagctgtctgtcttct
Coding sequences within:
- the fgg gene encoding fibrinogen gamma chain, translated to MAPSLLTTTGLLLLFSFSSAQIRGDSLATCTPNDGFGKYCPTTCGVADYMLRYMPGVDKDLDDLQRELEIIANLTQGAEDTVVYMKDSVTSAQKSSPQETYFKKSSSMLDDVLRFEKTIITQEQQIFELQSLITSNERRMADLKQLSIQLQQKCSEPCKDTVEIQTITGTDCQDIANKGATTSGLYYVKPAKATEQFLVYCEIDSFGRGFTVIQRRRDGSVDFHKDWIQYKNGFGYLSPDDTTEFWLGNEKMHLLTASSTIPTVLRIELVDWDGNKRYADYTMFRIGSEADMYRLTYGYYFGGDAGDAFDGFDFGDDPSDKFFTSHNGIQFSTYDKDNDKYDGNCALQDGSGWWMNRCHAAHLNGKYYQGGRYTEKDAGEFGYDNGIIWVTWHNRWYSLKETTMKIIPLSRITAGTGQQAGVKQFAGLGDS